Proteins from one Geomonas agri genomic window:
- a CDS encoding ASKHA domain-containing protein, with protein MSSSKGLAAAFDLGTTTIAASLVDPATGTRLAVTGAMNPQRRWGADVLARLTAGGDPGTLRAMQAALAAEMERMTDALLEQAGASHADLAQVAIAGNPSMETIALALPVESLAHPPFRPLFSAGKAVTTLDLGWSRKHPCYLLPLPGGFVGGDLLAFLFGMPEAPAPGTLFLDVGTNAEIALFDGERYLATSAAAGPAFEGGNLKCGMAALPGAVSGVQIKGDRLLLSTITGAAPSGICGTGVLDTVAALLEAGIVETTGRLLPAAEIDSNLGNRVQEVNGITSFVLHRDAKSFVYLDQEDIRALQLAKGAMRGGMEILLEKANLVLDDVSRVVLTGSFGAVLSPDVLKKVGIFNEKMVRITGFIKEGALAGVERVLLSADGREQMEALAQKVRVIPLSGTPLFEKHFLANIDFPKTKA; from the coding sequence TTGTCTTCGTCTAAGGGGCTCGCCGCCGCTTTTGACCTTGGCACCACCACCATAGCTGCGTCGCTTGTCGATCCTGCCACCGGAACCCGCTTGGCCGTCACCGGCGCCATGAACCCCCAGCGCCGTTGGGGAGCTGATGTCTTGGCCCGCCTCACCGCGGGGGGCGATCCCGGAACCCTGCGCGCCATGCAGGCCGCCCTGGCTGCCGAGATGGAGCGCATGACCGACGCACTGCTCGAACAGGCGGGTGCGTCGCACGCAGATCTCGCGCAGGTAGCCATCGCCGGCAACCCTTCCATGGAGACCATCGCGCTGGCCCTGCCGGTAGAGTCGCTGGCCCATCCTCCCTTTCGTCCCCTCTTTTCCGCCGGAAAGGCCGTAACCACCCTCGATCTCGGCTGGAGCCGCAAACACCCTTGCTACCTGCTGCCTCTTCCGGGCGGCTTCGTCGGCGGCGACCTGCTCGCCTTCCTCTTCGGCATGCCCGAGGCGCCCGCGCCCGGTACCCTGTTCCTGGACGTTGGCACCAACGCGGAGATAGCCCTTTTCGACGGCGAACGCTACCTCGCCACATCTGCCGCCGCCGGCCCCGCCTTTGAAGGGGGCAACCTGAAGTGCGGCATGGCGGCCCTTCCCGGTGCCGTGAGCGGCGTTCAGATAAAAGGGGACAGGCTACTTTTATCCACCATCACCGGCGCCGCGCCGAGCGGCATCTGCGGCACGGGCGTGCTGGACACCGTGGCTGCCCTCCTCGAAGCGGGTATCGTGGAAACAACCGGCCGCCTCCTCCCCGCAGCCGAGATAGACTCTAACCTCGGCAACCGCGTGCAGGAGGTGAACGGCATCACCAGTTTCGTACTGCACCGGGACGCCAAAAGTTTCGTCTACCTCGACCAGGAGGATATCCGCGCGCTGCAACTCGCCAAAGGCGCTATGCGGGGCGGAATGGAGATCCTCTTGGAGAAGGCGAACCTTGTGCTGGACGATGTTTCACGCGTGGTGCTCACCGGTTCCTTCGGGGCCGTGCTCTCGCCGGATGTGCTAAAAAAGGTTGGAATTTTCAACGAAAAAATGGTAAGAATCACCGGATTTATCAAGGAGGGGGCGCTGGCCGGCGTGGAGCGTGTATTGCTCAGCGCGGACGGCCGCGAACAGATGGAGGCCCTGGCGCAAAAGGTCCGTGTCATCCCCCTTTCCGGCACACCACTCTTCGAAAAGCACTTCCTGGCCAATATAGATTTCCCCAAAACAAAAGCCTGA
- the selD gene encoding selenide, water dikinase SelD: MTDKVRLTTMVQAAGUAAKLGPAGLEDAIRDITRSDDPNLIVGVEGAEDAGIYRIGESLALVETTDIITPLVDDPFTFGRIAAANALSDVYAMGGKPVTAMNLAFFPACSLPTAVLAAILAGGADALKEAGACLVGGHTVEDDELKFGMAVTGLIDPPRIVRNCTARPGDVLVLTKPLGTGIVSTAIKAEMIDDALATEAIGWMTALNAKACELMIACNATAATDVTGFGFIGHACEMALGAKVTFRIELSRVPVMAGVPALIHDGMVPAGCYRNRHHYESHVTGSGGDALLPLFDPQTSGGLLISFAPGDAREFLARAEQSGLFAVSIGVVEPAGGSAIVFV, from the coding sequence ATGACTGACAAGGTACGCCTTACGACGATGGTGCAGGCGGCGGGTTGAGCTGCCAAACTGGGCCCGGCGGGCCTGGAAGATGCCATCCGCGACATAACCCGCTCGGACGACCCCAACCTCATCGTAGGTGTCGAGGGCGCCGAGGATGCGGGAATCTACCGCATAGGGGAGAGCCTTGCCCTGGTGGAGACCACCGACATCATCACGCCGCTCGTGGACGATCCCTTCACCTTCGGCCGCATCGCCGCGGCCAACGCCCTCTCCGACGTCTATGCCATGGGGGGCAAACCGGTGACGGCGATGAACCTCGCCTTCTTCCCGGCCTGCTCACTCCCCACCGCCGTGCTCGCCGCCATCCTCGCCGGCGGTGCCGACGCTCTCAAGGAGGCGGGCGCCTGCCTGGTCGGCGGCCACACGGTGGAAGACGACGAATTGAAATTCGGCATGGCGGTCACCGGCCTCATCGATCCCCCCCGCATCGTCAGAAACTGCACCGCCCGCCCCGGCGACGTCCTGGTGCTCACCAAGCCGCTTGGGACCGGTATCGTCTCGACCGCCATCAAGGCCGAGATGATCGACGACGCCCTCGCGACGGAAGCCATCGGCTGGATGACGGCGCTGAACGCCAAGGCATGCGAACTGATGATCGCCTGCAACGCTACCGCCGCCACCGACGTGACCGGCTTCGGTTTCATCGGCCACGCCTGCGAGATGGCGCTTGGCGCCAAGGTGACCTTCCGCATCGAACTCTCCCGGGTTCCGGTCATGGCTGGCGTCCCGGCCCTGATCCACGACGGCATGGTCCCGGCAGGCTGCTACCGCAACCGCCATCATTACGAATCCCACGTGACGGGCTCCGGCGGCGACGCGCTGCTGCCCCTCTTCGATCCGCAGACCTCGGGAGGGCTCCTCATCTCCTTCGCTCCCGGCGACGCCCGTGAATTCCTTGCCCGCGCTGAACAGTCCGGCCTCTTCGCCGTGTCGATCGGCGTGGTCGAACCTGCCGGGGGAAGCGCCATTGTCTTCGTCTAA
- the alr gene encoding alanine racemase, whose amino-acid sequence MDSRPTVVEIDLAALRHNFGLVQKKVPQGCGILAVVKADAYGHGFQYVSEELEKLGVDAFAVAFLAEGVQLRMSGIYRPVLILGGIYPGEERRCIGLNISTALYSLEQAAALDRAALEIKCYRKAKIHLKVDTGMGRLGVTWDKVPEFLEQLKQFKNLEMEGIFSHFASADERDPDGLAFTKLQAERFNAAVIEARRQGFDPAYVHVANSAAILAADLPFCNLVRPGIILYGAAPSRDFVDETASLPVMKLKSRVAMLKWVEPGTSISYGRRYVADKRALIASVPVGYADGYCRSLTNKGEALIRGKRARVAGTVCMDWIMLDVTDIEGVAVGDDVTLLGPDPMGDRITAEELAEKAGTIPYEIMCGIATRRVRRVYIG is encoded by the coding sequence ATGGATAGTCGGCCTACGGTAGTTGAGATAGATCTCGCCGCACTGAGGCACAACTTCGGCCTGGTCCAGAAGAAGGTGCCCCAGGGGTGCGGCATCCTTGCCGTCGTCAAGGCCGATGCCTACGGCCACGGTTTCCAGTACGTCTCCGAGGAGTTGGAAAAGCTGGGAGTGGACGCTTTCGCGGTCGCTTTCCTCGCGGAGGGGGTGCAACTGCGCATGAGCGGCATCTACCGCCCGGTGCTGATCCTCGGCGGCATTTACCCCGGCGAAGAGAGACGCTGCATAGGTCTCAACATCTCCACCGCGCTCTATTCACTGGAGCAGGCGGCAGCGCTGGACCGGGCGGCCTTGGAAATCAAGTGCTACCGCAAGGCCAAGATCCACCTGAAGGTCGATACCGGCATGGGACGCCTCGGCGTCACCTGGGACAAGGTGCCGGAATTTCTGGAGCAGTTGAAGCAGTTCAAGAACCTTGAGATGGAAGGGATTTTCTCCCACTTCGCCAGCGCCGACGAACGCGACCCCGACGGCCTCGCCTTCACCAAGCTGCAGGCGGAGCGTTTCAACGCCGCCGTCATCGAGGCCCGCCGCCAGGGGTTCGATCCCGCCTACGTCCATGTTGCCAACAGCGCCGCCATCCTCGCGGCTGATCTTCCCTTTTGCAACCTGGTCCGGCCGGGGATCATCCTCTACGGCGCCGCCCCTTCCCGGGACTTCGTCGACGAAACAGCCTCGCTGCCCGTCATGAAGCTGAAGAGCCGGGTGGCGATGCTCAAGTGGGTGGAGCCCGGGACCAGTATCAGCTACGGCCGACGCTACGTCGCCGACAAGCGGGCGCTGATCGCCAGCGTTCCCGTGGGGTACGCCGACGGTTATTGCCGCAGTCTGACCAACAAGGGAGAGGCGCTCATCCGCGGCAAGCGTGCCCGCGTAGCCGGCACAGTGTGCATGGACTGGATCATGCTGGACGTGACTGACATCGAGGGCGTCGCGGTCGGGGATGATGTGACCCTGCTGGGTCCCGACCCGATGGGCGATCGCATCACCGCCGAGGAATTGGCCGAGAAAGCCGGCACCATCCCTTACGAGATTATGTGCGGCATCGCCACCCGCCGCGTACGCAGGGTGTATATCGGGTAG
- the thiD gene encoding bifunctional hydroxymethylpyrimidine kinase/phosphomethylpyrimidine kinase — MLKLVVDHSGKERRVAGLYLITDQGERLVPRVREALASGGVALLQYRDKVRTYEERLTLGNDLKHLCAEFQAQFIVNDDLELALALDADGLHLGQEDGDPAAARAALGPKKLIGISTHSVEEALAAQEAGADYIGFGSLYPTQTKDVEHLQSPEELAQLREKVQIPIVAIGGITRDNACAVIDAGADAIAIISAILSARSPGLAATELSLLFNRTTTQPRGAVLTIAGSDSGGGAGIQADLKTITLLGSYGASAITALTAQNTRGVTGIHSSPPAFLAEQIDAVLSDIPIDVVKIGMLSSPENAEIVADKLTAYEMRMVVLDPVMSAKGGVALLEDEALAVLKKRLVPLSYLVTPNIPEAEALTGLTITDSAGMELAARALHLMGAKHVLVKGGHLTEGVVTDILFDGTGFTRFSAPRVLTRNTHGTGCTLASAIATNLAQGEPLPSAILRAKLFVTRAIKFSQPLGKGHGPVNHFLAARDQGE, encoded by the coding sequence TTGTTAAAACTCGTGGTGGACCATAGCGGGAAGGAGCGGCGCGTAGCAGGACTGTACCTGATCACGGACCAGGGTGAACGTCTGGTGCCGCGGGTGCGGGAGGCACTGGCCAGCGGCGGCGTTGCTCTGCTGCAGTACCGCGACAAGGTGCGCACCTACGAGGAGCGCCTAACGCTCGGCAACGACCTGAAACATCTATGCGCGGAGTTCCAGGCACAGTTCATCGTCAATGACGACCTGGAACTGGCGCTGGCCTTGGACGCCGACGGCCTGCATCTGGGCCAGGAGGACGGCGACCCGGCCGCGGCCCGCGCCGCCCTGGGCCCTAAGAAGCTGATCGGCATCTCCACCCACTCGGTGGAAGAAGCGCTCGCCGCTCAGGAGGCGGGTGCCGACTACATCGGCTTCGGCTCCCTCTATCCCACCCAGACCAAGGACGTCGAGCACCTGCAGAGCCCGGAAGAGCTGGCCCAGTTGAGGGAAAAGGTACAGATCCCCATTGTGGCCATTGGCGGCATCACCCGCGACAACGCCTGCGCGGTGATCGACGCCGGCGCTGATGCGATCGCGATCATCTCCGCCATCCTTTCCGCCCGCTCGCCCGGTCTCGCCGCCACCGAACTTTCCCTGCTCTTCAACCGCACCACGACCCAACCGCGCGGCGCCGTCCTTACCATCGCCGGCAGCGACTCCGGCGGCGGGGCGGGGATCCAGGCGGACCTGAAGACCATAACGCTCCTGGGGAGCTACGGCGCTTCTGCGATCACCGCCCTCACCGCCCAGAACACCCGTGGTGTCACCGGCATCCACTCGTCACCGCCGGCTTTCCTGGCGGAGCAGATCGATGCGGTGCTCTCCGACATCCCCATCGACGTGGTGAAAATCGGCATGCTGTCGTCACCGGAGAACGCGGAGATCGTCGCGGACAAGCTGACCGCCTACGAGATGAGGATGGTGGTGCTCGATCCGGTGATGAGCGCGAAGGGGGGCGTGGCGCTCCTCGAGGACGAGGCGCTCGCAGTGCTGAAGAAAAGACTGGTGCCGCTGAGCTACCTGGTCACCCCCAACATCCCGGAGGCGGAGGCACTCACCGGCCTCACCATAACCGACAGCGCCGGCATGGAGCTGGCCGCCCGCGCGCTGCACCTCATGGGGGCCAAGCACGTGCTGGTCAAGGGGGGACACCTGACCGAAGGGGTGGTGACCGACATCCTGTTCGACGGTACCGGGTTTACCCGCTTCAGCGCGCCGCGCGTGCTCACCCGCAACACCCACGGCACCGGCTGCACCCTGGCCTCTGCCATCGCCACCAACCTGGCCCAGGGCGAGCCGCTCCCGAGCGCGATACTGAGGGCGAAGCTGTTCGTGACCCGCGCCATCAAGTTCTCGCAGCCCCTGGGCAAAGGACACGGGCCGGTGAACCATTTCCTGGCGGCGCGGGACCAAGGGGAGTAG
- the thiC gene encoding phosphomethylpyrimidine synthase ThiC: protein MTQLEYARKGIITDKMKTAALAEGVEAEFIRAGIAAGNIIICHNNKHVNGTPLAVGKGLRTKVNANIGSSADDLNFEKELEKVRVAVASGADAIMDLSTGGPVDEIRRAVIAETSACIGTVPLYQAALDAVRKHKKAIVEMTVEDIFQGVIKHAEDGVDFITVHCGVTRSTVERMRKEGRIMDVVSRGGAFTIEWMAHNNAENPLYEHFDRLLEITKAYDMTLSLGDGFRPGCLADATDRAQIHELIILGELTQRAQEYGVQVMIEGPGHMPLNQIEANILLQKRLCHGAPFYVLGPLVTDIAPGYDHITSAIGGTIAAAAGADFLCYVTPSEHLKLPSVEDVREGVMASRIAAHAADIVKGVKGAIEKDNQMARCRKKLDWEGQFALAIDPVKARRLRDESGVADHGACTMCGEFCAYKVMDDATERERANAAACA, encoded by the coding sequence ATGACCCAGCTGGAATACGCCCGCAAGGGGATCATCACCGACAAGATGAAGACTGCAGCCCTCGCCGAGGGGGTGGAGGCCGAGTTCATCCGCGCCGGGATCGCCGCCGGGAACATCATCATCTGCCATAACAACAAGCACGTGAACGGCACGCCGCTCGCCGTGGGCAAGGGCCTCAGAACCAAGGTCAACGCCAATATCGGCAGCTCCGCCGACGACCTGAATTTCGAGAAGGAGCTGGAGAAGGTACGCGTGGCGGTAGCCAGCGGCGCCGATGCCATCATGGACCTCTCCACCGGCGGCCCGGTCGACGAGATCCGCCGCGCGGTCATCGCCGAGACTTCCGCCTGCATCGGCACCGTGCCGCTGTACCAGGCGGCTCTGGACGCGGTGAGAAAGCACAAGAAAGCGATCGTGGAGATGACCGTTGAGGACATCTTCCAGGGCGTCATCAAGCACGCCGAAGACGGTGTCGACTTCATCACCGTGCACTGCGGCGTGACCCGTTCTACCGTAGAGCGCATGCGCAAGGAAGGGCGCATCATGGACGTGGTCTCCCGCGGCGGCGCCTTCACCATCGAGTGGATGGCGCACAACAATGCTGAGAACCCGCTCTACGAGCATTTCGACCGCCTGCTGGAGATCACCAAGGCTTACGACATGACCCTGTCGCTGGGCGACGGCTTCCGCCCCGGCTGCCTGGCCGACGCCACCGACCGCGCCCAGATCCACGAGCTGATCATCCTGGGCGAGCTGACCCAGCGCGCGCAGGAGTACGGCGTGCAGGTCATGATCGAGGGGCCGGGCCACATGCCGCTGAACCAGATCGAGGCCAACATCCTGCTGCAGAAGCGTCTGTGCCACGGCGCGCCGTTCTACGTGCTGGGACCGCTGGTCACTGACATCGCTCCGGGCTACGACCACATCACCTCCGCCATCGGCGGGACCATCGCCGCCGCGGCCGGCGCCGACTTCCTCTGCTACGTGACTCCGTCCGAACACCTGAAGCTGCCGAGCGTCGAGGACGTGCGTGAAGGTGTGATGGCGTCGCGCATCGCCGCCCACGCTGCCGACATCGTCAAGGGGGTCAAAGGGGCCATCGAGAAGGACAACCAGATGGCGCGCTGCCGCAAGAAGCTCGACTGGGAAGGGCAGTTCGCGTTGGCAATCGACCCGGTCAAGGCGCGCCGTCTGCGCGACGAGTCCGGCGTAGCGGACCACGGTGCCTGCACCATGTGCGGCGAGTTCTGCGCCTATAAGGTTATGGACGACGCCACCGAGCGCGAGCGCGCCAACGCCGCCGCCTGCGCCTAG
- a CDS encoding DUF3332 domain-containing protein: MKRVTAALLAMVVAMVSLQGCYGKMALTKKVYQVNGQVSDKFLRSLVTWAFIIVPVYQISALVDFVVFNTIEFWSGHNPVAQGEKDFQYSENGDTFKVHAQKSGDMLRYTFNRYHGDTYLDTLTIDWNVKSGNSVALLRQGNNATQFQAMKVNGSVQVTSSEPGTFGPGRQMAALYQ, from the coding sequence ATGAAACGAGTGACAGCTGCACTACTTGCCATGGTGGTCGCCATGGTTTCCCTGCAGGGGTGCTACGGCAAGATGGCGCTCACTAAGAAGGTGTATCAGGTTAACGGACAGGTAAGCGACAAGTTCCTGCGCAGCCTGGTGACATGGGCATTCATCATCGTCCCTGTTTACCAGATATCGGCGCTGGTTGACTTTGTTGTTTTCAACACCATCGAGTTCTGGAGCGGGCATAACCCCGTGGCCCAGGGAGAGAAGGACTTCCAGTACAGCGAAAACGGCGATACTTTCAAGGTGCACGCCCAAAAGAGCGGCGACATGCTGCGTTACACCTTCAACCGCTACCATGGTGACACCTATCTCGACACCCTCACCATCGACTGGAACGTGAAGAGCGGCAATTCGGTGGCGTTACTGCGGCAGGGGAACAACGCGACCCAGTTCCAGGCGATGAAAGTGAACGGAAGCGTACAGGTGACGAGTTCCGAGCCTGGTACTTTCGGTCCGGGACGGCAGATGGCGGCTCTGTATCAGTAA
- a CDS encoding M23 family metallopeptidase — translation MKTIAVAVILILLLLVGFGVYYFLDTTGPALALSRQSGPISSRLDVTLRLRDRSGLRSVSVNLVQGQKSFPVLSKEYPSGTKDAAETFRLPAQPGLKEGPVRLEVKVADRSIFGFGSGNRTEHAFNFEYQNKPPAVAILSTAHNISRGGAGLVVYTVNREVVRTGVVFADRFYPAYRQPGGFYACLFPFPSDLPEERFVPKVLAVDQAGNERLTGIYYHVLEKSFPRDRIELTDTFLEKVASEFKDRFPKAATPLEVFLKVNGEGRKADRQILDQVGLKTSPTPLWESEFLRLPNSAPRGSFSQLRSYFYKGKQVDEQYHLGIDLASLAHSKVPAANSGHVVWAEDLGIYGQCVIIDHGMGLQTLYGHLSRIAVKEGDQVKKGDIIGDTGDTGLAGGDHLHFGVVVSGQEVNPIEWWDPSWIKNNVIGKLEEAKQVAGGK, via the coding sequence ATGAAAACGATAGCGGTGGCGGTTATCCTGATCCTCCTGCTTCTTGTTGGCTTCGGAGTTTACTATTTTCTCGACACTACGGGCCCCGCCCTCGCGCTCTCCCGGCAAAGCGGACCCATCTCCTCCAGGCTCGACGTGACACTCAGGCTGCGGGACCGCTCCGGGCTGAGATCCGTGAGCGTCAACCTGGTGCAGGGGCAGAAGAGCTTCCCCGTTCTGTCCAAGGAGTACCCCTCCGGCACGAAGGACGCGGCGGAGACCTTCCGGCTGCCGGCCCAGCCCGGTCTCAAAGAAGGGCCGGTCCGGCTCGAGGTGAAGGTGGCGGACCGCTCCATCTTCGGTTTCGGCTCCGGCAACCGCACCGAGCACGCCTTCAATTTCGAGTACCAGAACAAGCCCCCGGCGGTCGCCATCCTGAGCACCGCGCACAACATCTCCCGCGGCGGCGCGGGGCTGGTGGTGTACACGGTGAACCGCGAGGTCGTCCGGACCGGCGTGGTCTTCGCCGACCGCTTCTACCCCGCCTACCGCCAGCCCGGCGGCTTCTACGCCTGCCTGTTCCCCTTCCCCAGCGACCTACCGGAGGAGCGCTTCGTCCCCAAGGTGCTGGCTGTCGACCAGGCGGGAAACGAGAGGCTGACCGGCATCTACTACCACGTGCTGGAGAAATCCTTCCCGAGGGACCGGATCGAGCTTACCGACACGTTCCTGGAGAAGGTTGCCAGCGAATTCAAGGACCGCTTCCCCAAGGCGGCGACGCCGCTGGAGGTGTTTCTCAAGGTCAACGGGGAAGGGCGCAAGGCGGACCGGCAGATCCTGGACCAGGTTGGTCTCAAGACCTCCCCCACCCCGCTTTGGGAAAGCGAATTCCTGCGCCTCCCCAATTCCGCCCCCCGGGGAAGCTTCAGCCAACTGCGCAGCTACTTCTACAAGGGGAAACAGGTGGACGAGCAATACCACCTAGGGATCGACCTCGCCTCACTGGCGCATTCCAAGGTCCCTGCGGCCAACAGCGGGCACGTGGTCTGGGCCGAAGACCTCGGCATCTACGGCCAGTGCGTCATCATCGACCATGGCATGGGGCTGCAAACGCTCTACGGCCACTTGAGCCGGATCGCCGTCAAGGAAGGGGACCAGGTGAAAAAGGGCGACATCATCGGCGACACTGGGGATACCGGCCTTGCCGGCGGCGACCACCTCCACTTCGGCGTGGTGGTCTCGGGGCAGGAAGTTAACCCGATCGAGTGGTGGGACCCTTCCTGGATTAAGAACAACGTCATCGGGAAACTGGAAGAGGCGAAACAGGTGGCAGGCGGCAAGTAG